The following coding sequences lie in one Arachis hypogaea cultivar Tifrunner chromosome 4, arahy.Tifrunner.gnm2.J5K5, whole genome shotgun sequence genomic window:
- the LOC112797519 gene encoding large ribosomal subunit protein uL5c — MATTHSLLHSSSSSFLAQFRPFPPPHSSSSSSSVPFSHGTRHGLLSVKASDSGAAVLVDKSEAETVHRLKTTYKDKIVPLLMEEFNYTNIHQVPKIEKITVNCGIGDAAQNAKGLEAAMNDLALITGQRPIKTRARASVATFKIREGQPLGIAVTLRGKVMYNFLDRVINLGLPRTRDFQGLNPNSFDGNGNYSVGVKDQGVFPEIKYDAVGKPRGMDICITTTAKTDQEAQKLLVLMGMPFREGGGPASTMRKKKLKSHHFDPKAKGRARK; from the exons ATGGCAACCACTCATTCTCTTCTTCACTCGTCGAGTTCCTCTTTCCTTGCTCAGTTTCGTCCCTTTCCACCTCCacactcttcttcttcatcatcttctgttCCGTTTTCTCATGGAACAAGGCATGGATTGCTGTCTGTGAAGGCCTCTGATTCTGGTGCTGCGGTGCTCGTTGACAAGTCCGAAGCAGAGACTGTTCATCGTCTCAAAACTACTTACAAAGACAAAATTGTTCCTTTGCTCATGGAGGAGTTCAATTACACCAATATCCACCAG GTGCCGAAGATCGAGAAAATTACAGTTAACTGCGGTATTGGTGATGCTGCACAAAATGCAAAGGGTTTGGAAGCAGCAATGAATGATCTGGCTCTGATCACAGGGCAGAGACCGATTAAGACTCGGGCTAGGGCTTCTGTTGCCACCTTCAAAATCAGGGAAGGTCAACCACTTGGGATAGCCGTGACACTCAGAGGAAAG GTCATGTACAACTTCCTAGACCGAGTTATCAACTTAGGACTTCCTAGGACAAGAGATTTTCAAGGTCTGAACCCCAACAGCTTTGATGGCAATGGGAACTACAGCGTCGGCGTTAAGGACCAGGGTGTGTTCCCGGAGATCAAATACGACGCTGTCGGCAAACCTAGGGGAATGGATATCTGCATCACGACGACGGCTAAAACCGATCAAGAAGCGCAAAAGTTGTTAGTTCTTATGGGCATGCCGTTCAGAGAGGGAGGTGGTCCTGCCTCTACAATGCGCAAGAAGAAGCTCAAGTCTCATCATTTTGATCCAAAAGCAAAGGGAagagcaaggaagtaa
- the LOC112797518 gene encoding probable serine/threonine-protein kinase At1g01540: MSIFDGAFMDTELSKRTSIFGLRLWVVIGILVGVLIVFTLFLLSLCLTSRRHRRRRTVAGKYSSAGAPPAKEIQEIVHLPGPHMLRQPQAPAPVPEIHVDFGKVEHRVVVHSDNNNNSNNRGVSSGESKGTVSGCETTSSFGSGSVVLGVGGGGVGVGPEVSHLGWGRWYTLRELEAATNGLCEENVIGEGGYGIVYSGVLSDGTKVAVKNLLNNKGQAEREFKVEVEAIGRVRHKNLVRLLGYCVEGAYRMLVYEYVNNGNLEQWLHGDVGPLSPLTWDIRMNIILGTARGLAYLHEGLEPKVVHRDVKSSNILIDRQWNSKVSDFGLAKLLCSENSYVTTRVMGTFGYVAPEYACTGMLTEKSDVYSFGILIMEIITGRSPVDYSRPQGEVNLIDWLKTMVGNRKAEEVVDPKLPEMPTSKALKRAILIALRCVDPDATKRPKMGHVIHMLEADDLLFQHERKTEGESSRSQRQERKDSDLDKRIPDGGITDQSEDDTSRNHQQHTRWR; the protein is encoded by the exons atGTCAATCTTCGATGGAGCATTCATGGACACAGAGCTCTCAAAGCGAACCTCAATCTTCGGCCTCCGCCTCTGGGTCGTCATCGGAATCCTCGTCGGAGTCCTCATCGTATTTACCCTCTTTCTTCTCTCCCTCTGCCTCACCTCCCGCCGCCACCGCCGCCGCCGAACCGTTGCCGGAAAATATTCATCCGCTGGAGCACCACCAGCCAAGGAGATCCAGGAGATAGTCCACCTCCCTGGACCACACATGCTCCGGCAGCCTCAGGCGCCGGCGCCGGTGCCAGAGATTCACGTTGACTTCGGAAAAGTGGAGCATCGTGTGGTGGTACACTctgataacaacaacaacagcaacaatagAGGAGTGTCTAGTGGTGAAAGTAAAGGAACTGTTAGTGGCTGTGAAACGACATCGTCGTTTGGGAGTGGGAGTGTCGTTTTGggggttggtggtggtggtgttggtgtggGACCTGAGGTTTCTCATCTTGGTTGGGGAAGATGGTACACTTTGAGAGAACTTGAAGCTGCTACTAATGGATTGTGTGAAGAgaatgtgattggtgaaggtggTTATGGCATTGTTTATTCTGGCGTTCTAAGTGATGGTACCAAAGTTGCTGTCAAGAATCTCTTGAATAACAa GGGCCAAGCTGAGAGAGAATTTAAAGTAGAGGTAGAAGCAATTGGTCGAGTTCGACACAAAAATCTTGTTAGGTTACTTGGCTATTGTGTTGAGGGGGCCTACAG GATGCTTGTGTATGAATATGTGAACAATGGGAATCTAGAACAATGGCTGCATGGGGATGTTGGACCTTTAAGTCCTTTGACATGGGATATACGCATGAACATCATCTTGGGAACTGCAAGAGG ATTGGCATATCTTCATGAAGGTCTTGAACCAAAGGTTGTCCACCGGGATGTGAAATCGAGTAATATACTCATTGATCGCCAATGGAACTCTAAGGTTTCTGATTTCGGGCTCGCTAAACTTTTGTGTTCTGAGAATAGCTACGTCACAACTCGAGTGATGGGGACATTTGG TTATGTTGCACCGGAGTATGCCTGCACCGGAATGTTGACCGAAAAGAGTGACGTTTATAGCTTCGGGATACTCATCATGGAGATAATTACCGGGAGGAGTCCTGTCGATTATAGTAGACCACAAGGAGAG GTTAACTTAATAGATTGGTTGAAGACTATGGTTGGGAATAGAAAAGCTGAAGAGGTAGTTGATCCTAAGCTCCCTGAGATGCCAACCTCCAAGGCCCTTAAACGTGCTATATTGATTGCCCTTCGATGTGTTGACCCTGACGCGACAAAGAGGCCTAAAATGGGACATGTGATCCACATGCTTGAGGCAGATGATCTGTTATTCCAACAT gaacGAAAAACTGAGGGAGAATCTTCGCGTTCGCAACGACAAGAGCGCAAGGACTCAGATTTAGATAAGAGGATACCAGATGGAGGGATCACTGATCAAAGTGAAGATGATACTAGTAGAAATCACCAGCAGCATACTAGGTGGAGATGA
- the LOC112797520 gene encoding uncharacterized protein, translated as MSTESEDKILLDHATDHGLQKKGKITYTREFMLSLSGLDVCRELPSGFDRSLLSEFEDAPQERQRSTGGLSMHSFRRNEYSSSPPTRSDSFSRGVHGKWESRSSGRSDKDSDSQSEWDSDSGKRFGNQSRRSWQSPEHDGLLGSGSFPRPTGYSPGLSASKFRANDSHQLNRSNEPYHPPRPYKAPHSRRETNDSYNDETFGSLECTSEDRVEEERKRRASFELMRKEQQKSFQEKNKLNPGKSKDEFDINSLLDDDEKKLINRNDESVEPAANLSALSNDEKSSVSHAPSAARPLVPPGFVPPGFGGAMLERNSVTKTSSNICATEVGPSEPGDTNGSHAFNMNSENIEEALSVKEADLSAVDTPGIKLGMGDQVRKRSALSEALESSEDSEFIVGGEKGGLQMPNMTATQHTTPNFPSQNLEPVGEHLASSVAHANISNSEQFYKSEKTEVVPAVLTCEDLEQSILSQVGENGSSSKQPMQDKDFDVKTEPSTPNIDNHASHHLLSLLQKGTSHKDVELSSILDSNDKVLNPEVATAGNVIDNPLEANADVSSSSKTLTLETLFGTAFMKELQSVGAPVSVQRGSVGSAGGDVSDSMLFPFPTSDTIHTSSGEHLARHGSGVTSEKSHQPKSSRLEEQWLGYGDSQRDLNPLLLENETSNISGFNRRRDFHLPEEDSLLSVGDPLRNFLSAGNSVKTDLSQDTSIDITRKLAALNPGFRDERLVRNQEGLPYPPGPYDMREPGLPYNLNVQRAPQLHPPQMNHMGPMFNQMDSHRPHISSYMKLGTPEGMVRHDSPPNHQFPGNMLGPPFHQPNPGFDHAQHSMLQQMQMQGNLPPPHLLRGFPRGGPMPPHASNPMTGFMQEPNPMQGIPFSGHQHPNFGPGMQVQAPEVGGGRNHPEALQRLFEMELRANSKPIHASGHSQGGMYGQELDLGFGYR; from the exons ATGAGCACGGAAAGTGAAGATAAAATCTTGTTGGATCATGCAACTGATCATGGATTGCAGAA GAAGGGGAAAATAACATATACTCGAGAATTTATGTTATCACTCAGTGGATTGGATGTCTGCAGAGAGTTGCCTAGTGGATTTGATCGGtcacttctaag TGAGTTTGAAGATGCACCCCAAGAACGACAGAGAAGTACTGGTGGTTTGTCAATGCATAGTTTCAGACGAAATGAATACAGTTCATCCCCTCCCACTCGAAGTGATAGTTTTTCGCGCGGGGTCCATGGAAAATGGGAATCTCGTTCTTCGGGACGGTCTGACAAAGATAGTGATTCTCAATCTGAATGGGATTCAG ATTCTGGAAAACGTTTTGGCAACCAATCTCGCAGATCATGGCAAAGCCCTGAGCATGATGGACTTCTTGGTAGTGGCTCTTTTCCAAGACCTACTGGGTATTCACCTGGGTTGTCTGCTTCCAAGTTTCGAGCTAATGACAGCCACCAGCTAAATCGATCTAATGAGCCTTATCACCCCCCACGTCCCTATAAG GCACCACACTCTCGGAGGGAGACTAATGACTCTTATAATGATGAAACTTTCGGTTCTTTGGAATGTACGAGTGAGGACAGGGtggaagaggaaagaaagaggagAG CTTCATTTGAATTGATGCGAAAGGAACAGCAGAAATCTTTCCAAGAAAAGAATAAGCTGAACCCAGGCAAGAGTAAGGATGAATTTGACATCAATTCACTTctagatgatgatgagaaaaagctAATTAATAGAAATGATGAGTCAGTGGAGCCTGCTGCAAATCTATCAGCATTAAGCAATGATGAGAAATCTTCTGTTTCACATGCTCCTTCAGCTGCTAGACCACTTGTACCTCCTGGTTTTGTTCCCCCTGGTTTTGGAGGCGCAATGTTGGAAAGGAATTCAGTCACCAAAACATCGTCTAACATTTGCGCAACAGAG GTTGGGCCATCTGAGCCTGGGGATACAAATGGTAGTCATGCATTCAATATGAATTCTGAAAACATAGAAGAAGCATTATCAGTGAAGGAAGCAGATTTATCGGCTGTGGATACTCCAGGCATTAAACTTGGAATGGGTGATCAAGTGAGGAAGAGATCTGCTCTTTCTGAAGCTTTGGAATCATCAGAGGATAGTGAATTTATTGTTGGTGGTGAAAAAGGCGGTTTGCAGATGCCTAATATGACAGCAACCCAGCACACTACACCTAATTTCCCTTCACAAAATCTTGAACCTGTTGGTGAGCACTTGGCATCAAGTGTAGCACATGCCAATATTAGTAACTCTGAACAATTTTACAAGAGTGAGAAAACCGAGGTTGTACCAGCGGTTCTTACTTGTGAAGATCTAGAACAATCAATTTTGTCACAAGTTGGTGAGAATGGCTCGTCTAGTAAGCAGCCCATGCAGGACAAAGATTTTGATGTAAAGACGGAGCCGTCAACTCCAAATATAGATAATCATGCATCCCACCACCTCCTTTCTTTGTTACAGAAAGGAACCTCACATAAAGATGTGGAACTCTCATCCATTCTAGATTCTAACGACAAGGTGCTCAATCCCGAAGTAGCCACTGCTGGCAATGTTATTGATAATCCACTAGAAGCAAATGCAGATGTTTCCAGTTCATCAAAGACATTGACCCTGGAAACCCTTTTTGGGACAGCTTTTATGAAGGAGTTGCAATCAGTTGGTGCACCTGTTTCTGTTCAAAGGGGTTCAGTTGGATCTGCAGGGGGTGATGTTTCAGACTCGATGTTATTTCCTTTTCCTACATCAGACACTATTCACACTTCTTCAGGTGAACATCTGGCCAGGCATGGAAGTGGTGTTACTTCAGAAAAATCTCATCAACCAAAATCAAGTAGATTAGAGGAGCAATGGTTAGGTTATGGTGATTCCCAGAGAGATCTTAATCCTTTGCTACTTGAAAATGAGACTTCCAATATCAGTGGTTTCAATCGGCGTCGTGATTTTCACCTTCCTGAAGAAGACAGCTTGCTTTCAGTTGGTGATCCTCTTCGAAACTTTTTGTCTGCTGGAAATTCAGTTAAAACAGATTTATCCCAAGACACATCTATTGACATTACCCGAAAGCTGGCTGCTCTGAATCCTGGATTTAGAGATGAACGACTTGTGAGAAATCAAGAAGGTCTACCATACCCTCCCGGTCCTTATGATATGAGGGAACCCGGGCTTCCGTATAATCTTAATGTCCAAAGAGCTCCACAGCTGCATCCCCCTCAGATGAATCACATGGGTCCAATGTTCAATCAAATGGATTCTCATCGTCCCCATATTAGTTCTTATATGAAGCTTGGAACTCCCGAAGGCATGGTTCGTCATGACTCTCCACCAAATCATCAATTTCCTGGAAATATGCTTGGTCCTCCTTTCCATCAACCAAATCCTGGGTTTGATCATGCTCAGCACTCAATGCTTCAACAGATGCAGATGCAGGGGAACCTTCCCCCTCCTCATTTATTAAGAGGATTCCCGAGGGGTGGGCCAATGCCTCCTCATGCAAGCAACCCCATGACTGGTTTTATGCAGGAACCGAACCCAATGCAAGGCATCCCATTTAGTGGTCACCAGCATCCTAATTTTGGCCCTGGAATGCAAGTGCAAG CGCCAGAAGTAGGTGGTGGTAGAAATCATCCAGAAGCACTTCAGAGGCTTTTTGAGATGGAGCTGAGGGCAAACTCAAAGCCAATCCATGCTTCAGGGCATAGCCAGGGGGGAATGTATGGTCAAGAGCTAGACTTGGGTTTTGGGTATAGATAG
- the LOC112797521 gene encoding C-terminal binding protein AN, whose protein sequence is MPHRNNPAPLPLVVTLNCIEDCSIELESLTGVAAVEHVPLSRLSDGKIESAAAVLLHSLAYLPRAAQRRLRPYHLLLCLGSSDRAVDSALASDLGLRLVHVDTSRAEEIADTVMALFLGLLRRTHLLSRHALSASGWLGSIQPLCRGMRRCRGLVLGIVGRSASARSLATRSLAFKMSVLYFDVHPGKGKVSFPPAARRMDTLHDLLAASDLISLHCALTNETMQIINAECLQHVKPGAFLVNTGSSQLLDDCAVKQLLIDGTLAGCALDGAEGPQWMEAWVKEMPNVLILPRSADYSEEVWMEIREKAISILQTFFVDGIIPKSAMSDVEEESEVDDENEQSDQQYKENSLQIIVREQLDDVQVSPSPETSQKKGSIQVKESSSQNQVSSLTQSTSTRSEGRRSRSGKKAKKRHTRQKSQPKPEDPSALEKEGTSQRDDTAMSGTDHALSSSSEDSRSRKTPIESLQEATATSILVPSMRLSGNCTELLRDGYVIALYARDRPALHVSRQRVKGGGWILDSMSSVSKRDPAAQFLIIFRSKDTIGLRSLAAGGKLLQINRRMEFVFASHSFDVWENWTLEGSLQECRLVNCRNQSAVLDVRVEILATVGEDGVTRWIE, encoded by the exons ATGCCTCATCGTAACAACCCTGCGCCACTTCCCTTAGTGGTCACCCTAAATTGCATCGAAGACTGCTCCATCGAGCTCGAATCCCTAACCGGCGTCGCCGCCGTCGAGCACGTCCCCCTCAGCCGCCTCTCCGACGGCAAGATCGAATCCGCCGCCGCTGTCCTCCTCCACTCCCTCGCCTACCTCCCACGCGCTGCCCAGCGCCGCCTCCGCCCCTACCACCTCCTCCTCTGCCTCGGCTCCTCTGACCGCGCCGTCGACTCCGCACTCGCCTCCGACCTCGGCCTCCGCCTCGTCCATGTCGACACCTCTAGAGCTGAGGAGATCGCTGACACTGTCATGGCCCTCTTCCTCGGCCTCCTCCGCCGCACTCACCTCCTCTCCCGCCACGCTCTCTCCGCCTCCGGCTGGCTCGGTTCCATTCAGCCGCTCTGCCGTGGTATGCGGCGGTGCCGAGGACTCGTACTTGGCATCGTTGGCAGATCTGCCTCCGCCCGGTCGCTTGCAACTCGCAGCTTGGCATTCAAGATGAGCGTGCTTTATTTCGATGTTCATCCG GGAAAAGGGAAAGTGAGCTTCCCTCCAGCAGCACGAAGAATGGATACTCTTCATGATTTACTTGCTGCAAGTGACCTTATATCACTCCATTGTGCTCTAACAAATGAAACAATGCAGATCATTAATGCTGAGTGTCTTCAACATGTAAAGCCTG GTGCTTTTCTTGTAAATACGGGTAGTAGTCAGCTTTTGGATGATTGTGCTGTAAAGCAGCTCTTGATTGATGGAACCTTAGCTGGATGTGCTTTGGATGGTGCAGAAGGGCCCCAGTGGATGGAAGCATGG GTTAAGGAGATGCCTAATGTGTTGATACTTCCACGAAGTGCAGATTACAGTGAAGAAGTCTGGATGGAGATAAGGGAGAAAGCAATATCTATATTACAGACATTCTTCGTTGACGGGATTATTCCAAAGAGTGCCATGTCTGATGTGGAAGAAGAGAGTGAGGTGGATGATGAAAATGAACAATCTGATCAACAGTACAAAGAAAATTCTCTACAGATTATTGTTAGAGAGCAACTAGATGATGTTCAAGTAAGCCCAAGTCCTGAAACCTCCCAAAAGAAAGGAAGCATTCAAGTAAAAGAATCTTCATCCCAGAACCAGGTTTCAAGTTTGACTCAGAGTACATCCACTAGATCTGAAGGTAGGCGCAGCAGGTCTGGTAAAAAGGCCAAAAAGAGGCATACACGTCAGAAGTCCCAGCCAAAACCAGAAGATCCATCTGCACTGGAGAAAGAAGGCACATCTCAGAGAGACGATACTGCCATGAGTGGCACAGATCATGCCCTAAGTTCCAGCTCTGAAGATTCAAGAAGTAGAAAAACTCCAATAGAATCGTTGCAAGAAGCAACTGCCACTTCAATTCTAGTGCCAAGCATGAGACTTAGTGGAAATTGTACTGAACTTTTAAGAGATGGATATGTCATAGCCCTTTATGCAAGGGATCGCCCAGCACTTCATGTATCAAGACAGAGAGTTAAAGGTGGTGGTTGGATTTTGGATTCAATGTCAAGTGTGTCAAAAAGAGACCCTGCTGCACAGTTCCTCATAATCTTCAGAAGCAAG GACACAATTGGCTTGCGATCTCTTGCAGCTGGTGGAAAATTATTGCAG atcaatAGAAGAATGGAATTTGTATTTGCTAGTCATAGTTTTGATGTTTGGGAGAATTGGACGCTGGAAGGTTCCTTACAGGAATGTAGACTGGTGAACTGTAGAAATCAATCA GCTGTTTTGGACGTGCGTGTTGAGATTTTGGCAACTGTAGGAGAAGATGGAGTAACTCGTTGGATTGAATAG